In Takifugu rubripes chromosome 18, fTakRub1.2, whole genome shotgun sequence, the DNA window AATCACCGGGAATCCAAAGTCCAAGTATGTGTTGGGTGTTGGCGTGCGTGAGAGGGTGTGAGCAGACTCACTTCAGTTTCAGGTCTCTGGTTAGCTTATTCTGGTTGTGTTCCAGGTCCTGCCACTCTTTGCTGTGAGCCTCCTTTGTGTCCTGAAGTTCAACCTCCATAGCTTGAAGTTTCATAAACAGCTTTTAGGATGAAGAACAaaagtttaatttaaaacaaacagttaAAAAAGAATACGAACACGTGTGCAACTAATGCcgagcagctagcagcagccaCCTCTTTCAATTTTTTGGTCTTGATgtcaacctgctgctgcagagagctgTAAgtcaccttcagctccagcGTCTCTTCATAGCGactctccatctgctgctgcatcctGCATGCTTGACATCTCTGGACACAAAGACATTTTcacacagaggaaatgtgaCCGTGTGAGGAGATCCCCTTCAAAATGTTGGCCAGCATTTGATGTACCTGTTCAGCAATTTCCTGCTTTCAGCTCCACCATTCTCTGCTGCTCATTGGTGTGATCCATGATGTTCTTCCCTCCAACCAGGAGTTTACTCTCCATGATCTAATTGTTGGACAATGGATCAAACCCGTTCTGGGTTTCATGTGGCTGCTCCAGATGTTACGATACAGAAATTAGCTCACCGGGACTTTGGCTGCAATTTTGTACTGGGCCTTCCTCTCCCGCCTCAGATCTtccatcttcctctccttctctttcagtAGACGAGTCTTCTCATCTGCTACCAGACATCATCTTCCATGATggcctttctttctctctccagcttctcctgctgctcccgccAGTagtctccatcttcatcatcatcctctgtTTCCCCTTCGTCATCTGGATCCTCTCCATTGCTGCCTTGGCCAGCCATTCTCATCTGcctttgcttcttcttctgcaacaGTGCCTTCAGCCCATCAATCAattcaatcaatttttatttatatagcgtcttttacaattaaaaattgtttctaggtgctttccagaatcccagggcctgaccccaaacaagcaacagtggcaaggaaaaactcccctttaacaggaagaaaccatgagcaggaccaggctcatgtaggatggagctaggcctctgaggaccttgtaggtcagaagaaggaaaataaagaaataaataaagaattacaatagtccagcctggaagtaacaaatgcatggactaacttttcagcatggAGAGACACGTAATCAAtggcaataaaaatgtgttgggcaattttctttttcttcatcgGAAGGAATCAGAactagaataatttttaaaacctttcttttgacctacaaggtcctcagaggcctagctccatcctacccgGAGGAGCTaatgacaccttaccagcccaatagaccgctccgctctcagaatgctggtctact includes these proteins:
- the LOC115246676 gene encoding kinesin-like protein KIF3B — encoded protein: MQQQMESRYEETLELKVTYSSLQQQVDIKTKKLKELFMKLQAMEVELQDTKEAHSKEWQDLEHNQNKLTRDLKLKHLIIENLITVEVKNRTLNRAFWDKDSETWKLKPTTWSMFLLKL